One Hippocampus zosterae strain Florida chromosome 4, ASM2543408v3, whole genome shotgun sequence genomic window carries:
- the LOC127600041 gene encoding uncharacterized protein LOC127600041, with amino-acid sequence MFTGDGVVSGHFLTGGQFKPHQGLQVNASIQMENGQHFGTFPPYQAQTYANVSLPKVENNVITTTFEPTPQPVPPAALKLGQDGFKKVCRSEERSPCPFPGLASGVLEMRVKEGSKIRNLMGFAMARMEGEKGLSGAGEGGLRQVVFTGSGRAVTKTITCAEIMKRKVGSLHQLTKLQYKVVKEVWENTEGGTSEMTVHRTVPSISILLSKDPLDPQEPGYQPPETIGALWQDREGYAAPSAIKRPPEPSLFRSLPHCKRVCSGEGVSVSPLMH; translated from the coding sequence ATGTTCACAGGGGATGGTGTGGTCAGTGGTCACTTCCTGACCGGGGGTCAGTTCAAGCCTCATCAGGGACTGCAAGTAAATGCGTCAATTCAAATGGAGAATGGGCAACACTTCGGGACCTTTCCTCCATACCAGGCTCAGACTTACGCGAATGTCAGTTTGCCCAAAGTGGAGAACAATGTTATCACGACCACGTTCGAACCGACACCCCAACCTGTGCCTCCCGCTGCGCTCAAACTGGGACAGGACGGCTTCAAAAAAGTCTGCAGATCTGAGGAGCGCAGTCCATGTCCCTTCCCCGGACTGGCCTCGGGGGTACTGGAGATGCGCGTTAAAGAAGGGAGTAAGATCCGCAACTTGATGGGCTTCGCCATGGCCCGGATGGAGGGCGAGAAAGGACTCTCCGGTGCCGGAGAAGGTGGACTCAGACAGGTGGTCTTCACCGGGTCAGGCCGCGCCGTCACGAAGACCATCACATGTGCTGAGATCATGAAGCGCAAAGTGGGCTCGCTGCACCAGCTGACCAAACTGCAGTACAAGGTGGTGAAGGAGGTGTGGGAGAACACCGAGGGGGGCACGTCAGAGATGACCGTGCACAGGACGGTGCCCTCCATCAGCATCCTGCTCTCGAAAGACCCACTGGACCCTCAGGAGCCGGGCTATCAACCTCCGGAGACTATCGGCGCACTGTGGCAGGACAGAGAGGGATATGCCGCGCCGTCGGCAATCAAGAGACCTCCGGAACCTTCACTGTTTCGCAGTTTGCCGCACTGTAAGCGTGTGTGCTCGGGCGAGGGGGTTTCCGTGAGCCCCCTAATGCACTGA